From Spodoptera frugiperda isolate SF20-4 chromosome 27, AGI-APGP_CSIRO_Sfru_2.0, whole genome shotgun sequence:
CTAAACTATGATATTGCTTATCAAATTATTACAGCCTGGTTCACAATGTCTGATAGGTTTCTATTAGCCTAATTGTCAATCATACactactcagagacatttaatgattactttaaatattccttagtaacaattttcttctaaaaactattgccaaggactgggtgaccattaaattactctgaggaTGGTGGTAAGTGTTGAAAGTCCATCAAATTATTTGCTAATTTGACTAACATCAACATATtaagacattgtgaaacagccCTTTATAGTATGAAAAATTTAtccaaatattgtaaatatattgaacattattttagGTTGTTCAAAAATACCACTGGGTGGCAATGGACACAGAGTTTCCAGGAGTTGTTGCCCGACCTATCGGAGAATTCAGATCCACAGCTGACTATCAGTATCAACTGTTAAGGTAATTAATAAACTATTAGTACTAATTAGACTCAGACTGACTTATCAATTCAGTGTCTCTAGCCAAAGGCCATTAAAGCACTGTACTGAcagtagaaaactcaatgtatggggATGACAAAATTTATGGCAATctcatataatttagttttctactctatGTGTAGACAAGAACAAAATGGCATTTGGCTACAGCCTTATTTGGaaaatacataacaaataatgtaataaagcaTCAGCCAATTGTGtcaataacacatttttatgtgAGTTTTTTTCAGCAGTTTATATATGTTTACTGTCTCATTCCAGATGTAATGTTGATCTCCTAAGGATTATTCAGTTGGGTCTAACATTCATGGATGAAAATGGCAAAACTCCTCCTGGTTACACCACATGGCAATTCAACTTTAAATTCAACCTGCAGTAagtaattagtattatttaaattccctttttattaccaaaacaaaaatataggcAGAGGAGTACTCATTTACAGAATAAGCACTTTATcctgttaaaaattaaatgaataccTGGTATGGAATCTATTTGCTATCTAGTAATGAAAGATTTGGCTGAAAGTTCAGCCAGATGGACTATGCTATGCTATTTGTATCATGTGTATGTCCTGTTATAGAATGAGCTACAAtcatgtttgtatgtatttcaAAAATCCCTGATGTGGTAAAATGATCCAAAAACCGTTGCTTGGCAACCAGTGAGAATGATAAACAAAAACTTTACTTTAACTTAATACTATGCTATTATATTTACAGAGAGGATATGTACGCGCAAGATTCAATAGATTTACTGCAAAATTCAGGTCTCCAGTTCAGAAAGCATGAAGAAGATGGCATTGAACCTCTCGAGTTTGCAGAACTATTAATGTCGTCTGGTAAGTTtctaatataatgtataatttatgttaaaggCCATTGATACACTTGTACATAGTCTGATCTTGGAAATGTCCTTcagttatgttaattatttacctacagACCAGCTGTATGTGTTTACCctctatcaataaaaaatatgtattttttttttagcttgTGGTTACTTTCACTGTCACTGACtacaatttataaaaagaaagacTAGGAAACCTGTGAAACTAGCCTGACTAATGAATAGCAAAATAACTAATGAAACATCTGaacaacacaacaaacaaaaaatttcATTCACTTTCACATTAGGTAGAAGAGGAAAATCGCGTTCTATCTTAACTGTaacatgtatttataatttcagGACTGGTGTTAATGGATAATATAAAGTGGCTCAGCTTTCATTCTGGCTATGATTTTGGATACCTTCTAAAACTACTAACTGATCAAAACTTACCGCAAGATGAAAACGATTTCTTTGAAAGCTTGAGGCTATACTTTCCAACTGTTTACGACGTGAAGGtaagattttatatttcttttctgTACATTCCAGTGTAGAACTACGAATAcgaatttttcaattttattctaaaattgttttattgtatgtgACTCCCTACTGCTTATAAAGAGAAAAGTATTTTCCTAAAtcaactaattttattttatttttgtatttcagtACTTAATGAAACTATGCAAAAACTTGAAAGGTGGACTACAGGAGGTGGCAGACCAGTTAGAGCTGCGTCGAGTAGGCCCTCAACACCAAGCGGGCTCCGATTCACATCTAACCGGAATGGCATTCTTCAAAATAAAGGAGGTACTGCAATGCAATCAATTCATCCATGGATTTTATTATACTGGCAAATACCTTTCTTAGCTCTAATCGTAAAAAGACAATCAAATATATTCATACAATCAATTTTGTATTGATCATgatcacaaacaaacacatttaaagTTCCTTTGTATGGAAactaatacaaattatttttttacagatatTCTTTGATGACAACATCGAAAATTCCAGTGGACATTTATATGGTTTGGGTGCGCCCTTCTCTGTAAATGTCAACAACTTCCAAGACAACGGGGAAAATGGAAACTCCTCCTGATCTTTAGAAAACGGGCATGTTATAAGCCTAACACCACAACCTCCGGTGTTCCATATTTCAGAGTGATAATAACATTGAATGTGTGCTGTGTACATAAACTAACTGTGAGTGACAATTCGACATTAAGTGAGCACTTCTTTCTGTGTGAATAAACTCCTGTTATGTCCACTATTTCATTTATACaagttaattttacaaatttaaaaaatctgcaatgaaatcataattatgtatataaataaattaattccatGCATCCATATTTAGTAATTATACAATTTAGGttgatattatgtattagttttactttttattgatatttagtatattttatagAACATTTAGATTTAAGACTATTATTTCTCTTAAGGTTTgatcgatttattttatatcataataaattttaagatttcgtaatattttttgtaacgtttaaaatataattttaaatttttaaaggtagctttttcattatttaacaaactagcttttgcccgcgacttcgtccgcgtggttggtggtcaaaatgaaaacgccttctaccctttttattcccTATGAGCCGCGccttactcatagatctaaacaccctttcccgcacgcgcaccccttggcgacgtccacttcgcaacgggTCGTGCAgtagaaatcgtaatattttaatttcaccacaacttcaaaaccaaatgtccaattttaatcattcaaagaccaaatattatcaacataaactgtacttaatgatgaattaatttattttgataaggattaatagcatgcGTAAAATAAACGcatttaaatgtagtccaaaaaaatcaaaatttttaaataaaaatgtggttgttgtgcctcactcgacatagataggtatagtgtgtcgcggacttttttgtagatatttataagatctacaattaattacaacattttatggttctatcttttgtagtttaggcagcgtacgcaaaataagtaacttctttagttgatttttttcagtttgtgtccgaaaaatccaaatatcttacggaaccctatttttttccaaaatgaaatatagcctatgttactcgtggataatgtagctttcgaatggtgaaagaatttttaaaatcggtccagtagtttttgagcctattcattacaaccaaacaaacaaagatttcctctttataatattagtgtagattaagTATTCCCTCCTACTGCATGGTCTCGTAGCTCAATTTTACTGTATTGAAAAtacgaaacaatttattttagactATCGAAAGTAAGTACCCATTATGAATTTCGAGGATCGCATGACGGTCTTCGACGTCTCAAAGAACCATTAGACCACGACATAATATGGGTCTCATGGGTCGCAGAGCTGATGCCTGACTAAGGGCcaactcacaccgaaagagcggcgaagggcagCGAAGCGGAGCGCAGTTTCAGTGTCATgagaattttaacttaatttttattattataaatactattatcgCATGAGAAACTCGAACGAGGCGCGCGGATGCCCGCGGAGCCGCAGGAATTCCGGCGAATTCCATAAACGGAGCCGTGCGCCTGCGCGAGCATTCTCGGGAATTCCCGAGAATTCAAATTTGTTATAGTTCATTTTATAATAGTCATAATAAATGCTAGGATACAGATGTAAATTTGTGCAAAATGTACGAAATTGGCCAAACAAATGTCTTTTCTTCCACACGTCGTGTACCCAaaagtttctttttcttttaaatctttCCCTCCTTATGTCTTCGGCCTCTTCCTCTTCTTTTATatgtgcaataataattaaatccaaAATACTCATTTTCACTGCATAAACACAAGTTTCCTCGAGTTTTATTGAAAGTGAACTGCGCATAGAACGACCCGTGAATTCATCGCGTGCGGGCTCGAGATGGCGCGCGGTGTCCCGCGACTTCTCGCGCATTCCAGCGACTTCTCGAGCAGTCACGGGAATCCTCGCGCCTTCTCTACCGAGCGGGTCGCTGCGCTCCGctgcccttcgccgctctttcggtgtgagttgGCCCT
This genomic window contains:
- the LOC118263308 gene encoding CCR4-NOT transcription complex subunit 7; its protein translation is MPAASFGSIAQLPGTGDCGIKDVWNHNLHEEFQIIRQVVQKYHWVAMDTEFPGVVARPIGEFRSTADYQYQLLRCNVDLLRIIQLGLTFMDENGKTPPGYTTWQFNFKFNLQEDMYAQDSIDLLQNSGLQFRKHEEDGIEPLEFAELLMSSGLVLMDNIKWLSFHSGYDFGYLLKLLTDQNLPQDENDFFESLRLYFPTVYDVKYLMKLCKNLKGGLQEVADQLELRRVGPQHQAGSDSHLTGMAFFKIKEIFFDDNIENSSGHLYGLGAPFSVNVNNFQDNGENGNSS